A stretch of the Prochlorococcus marinus str. MIT 0918 genome encodes the following:
- a CDS encoding anthranilate synthase component I family protein has translation MSISDRESFIGAASRGLTYIPLVGSWPADLETPLSTWLKIGEGKPPGVLLESVEGGDTLGRWSVVASDPLWVVTVRGDKITRTWRNSVIEEFTGNPFSLLRSFLSPYHSEVIPGLPSLGQLYGMWGYELIKWIEPKVSVHSRNENKLPDGIWMFMDRLVLFDQVKRLITAISYGDLTSEKSVDSAYDQALSGMKEIQRRMSESLPSMEPLKWNPPTNIPDSVKSNWAKKDFEGAVKKTKEYIAQGDVFQLVLSQKFSAKVKHAPLDLYRSLRIVNPSPFMAFYDFGDWQLIGSSPEVMVQAKPVGNQILATVRPIAGTRPRGNTEQEDFKLEKDLLADPKELAEHVMLVDLGRNDLGRVCQSGTVSVKDLMCIEKYSHVMHIVSEVEGLLNSEMDVWDLLMATFPAGTVSGAPKIRAMQLINELESDKRGPYSGVYGSMDLNGALNTAITIRTMIVNRQSNGEYRVEVQAGAGVVADSIPSNEFKETVNKAKGMLTALGCLDALI, from the coding sequence ATGTCTATATCTGATCGTGAGTCTTTCATAGGAGCTGCTTCAAGAGGTTTAACCTATATACCACTAGTTGGTAGTTGGCCTGCTGACCTTGAGACGCCTCTTAGTACATGGCTGAAAATTGGAGAAGGTAAGCCCCCAGGCGTCTTACTGGAGTCTGTTGAAGGTGGAGATACACTAGGACGTTGGAGTGTAGTGGCTTCAGATCCGTTATGGGTAGTAACTGTAAGAGGAGATAAAATTACTAGAACTTGGAGAAACTCTGTTATTGAAGAATTTACTGGTAATCCTTTTTCTTTATTAAGGAGTTTTTTATCTCCATATCACTCTGAGGTTATTCCTGGCTTGCCATCTTTAGGCCAACTTTATGGAATGTGGGGTTATGAGTTGATCAAATGGATAGAACCAAAAGTATCTGTTCATTCTCGTAATGAAAATAAACTTCCAGATGGCATTTGGATGTTTATGGATAGGCTTGTGCTTTTTGATCAAGTAAAAAGGCTTATTACAGCAATTTCTTATGGGGATTTAACTAGTGAGAAATCAGTAGACAGTGCCTATGACCAAGCATTGTCTGGCATGAAAGAAATTCAGAGGCGTATGTCAGAATCTTTACCATCTATGGAACCTTTGAAATGGAACCCTCCAACTAATATTCCAGACTCTGTAAAAAGTAATTGGGCCAAAAAAGATTTTGAAGGTGCTGTGAAAAAAACTAAAGAATATATTGCTCAAGGAGATGTCTTTCAACTTGTTTTAAGTCAAAAATTCAGCGCTAAAGTAAAGCATGCACCTTTGGATTTGTATAGAAGTTTGAGGATTGTTAATCCTTCACCTTTTATGGCTTTTTATGATTTCGGTGATTGGCAACTTATAGGTTCAAGTCCAGAAGTCATGGTCCAAGCAAAACCGGTTGGGAATCAGATATTAGCTACTGTGAGACCAATTGCAGGGACAAGACCGAGAGGAAATACCGAGCAAGAAGATTTCAAATTAGAAAAGGACTTGTTGGCTGACCCCAAGGAACTTGCAGAGCATGTAATGCTTGTTGATTTAGGGCGAAATGATTTGGGCAGAGTATGTCAATCTGGAACTGTTTCTGTGAAAGACTTGATGTGTATAGAAAAATATTCGCATGTAATGCATATCGTTAGTGAGGTAGAAGGATTATTAAATTCTGAAATGGATGTTTGGGATTTGTTGATGGCAACATTTCCTGCTGGCACTGTCTCTGGAGCTCCAAAGATAAGAGCAATGCAATTAATTAATGAATTAGAGTCAGATAAAAGAGGCCCTTATTCAGGTGTCTATGGATCTATGGATTTAAATGGAGCATTAAATACTGCAATCACTATTCGTACTATGATAGTAAATCGACAATCAAACGGAGAATATAGAGTGGAAGTTCAGGCTGGTGCAGGAGTTGTTGCAGATTCTATTCCTTCCAATGAATTTAAAGAAACTGTCAACAAAGCTAAAGGAATGCTTACAGCTTTGGGATGTTTAGACGCTTTAATTTGA
- the gshA gene encoding glutamate--cysteine ligase, protein MNLFLLKGFEVELFTGLYTGKHIGVSEQVANNFSDFVKEPDQRNLEYITKPERNYQSIKELLLEPRRRLRKWLAQKDLTILPGSTLSLGDSSNFERSDLTNSYHEFIELNYGTKVVTASIHINLGIEDLDLIFSALRLVRCEAALFLALSASSPFLDGSATGFHSQRWNQFPKTPAKVPLFLNHLHYVDWIEDQLGKGVMCNERHLWTAVRPNGVRRPYELNRLELRICDLITNCDLLLAITALLELRVISLINNPEKLDPLKGSTLTPDELSDLSDINEQEVAKNSLNATLHDWQTGKTVFCRDWIEELILEVTPLAIELNVLYLLEPIKEVLNKGNQSMRWLNGYTNGISLSDLLQQTIQEMEAEEKENFVNSISVNYP, encoded by the coding sequence ATGAATCTATTTTTACTTAAAGGTTTTGAAGTTGAACTATTTACTGGTTTATACACAGGTAAACATATAGGTGTTTCCGAACAGGTTGCTAATAACTTCTCTGATTTTGTTAAAGAACCTGATCAAAGGAATTTAGAATATATTACAAAACCAGAAAGAAATTATCAAAGTATTAAAGAATTACTTTTAGAACCTCGTAGAAGATTGCGGAAATGGTTGGCTCAAAAAGATTTAACTATTTTACCTGGAAGTACGTTGTCATTAGGAGATAGTTCGAACTTTGAAAGATCTGATTTGACTAATTCTTATCATGAGTTTATTGAATTGAATTATGGAACCAAAGTAGTTACAGCTAGCATACATATCAATTTGGGGATTGAAGATTTAGATTTAATTTTTTCCGCTTTACGCTTGGTCAGATGTGAAGCGGCACTTTTTTTAGCATTAAGTGCAAGTTCGCCATTCTTAGATGGCTCTGCAACAGGTTTTCATTCACAAAGATGGAACCAATTTCCCAAAACGCCAGCCAAAGTACCTTTGTTTTTAAATCATTTGCATTATGTCGATTGGATAGAAGACCAATTGGGTAAAGGGGTTATGTGTAATGAACGCCATTTGTGGACAGCTGTCCGGCCAAATGGTGTTAGGAGGCCTTATGAATTAAACCGTTTAGAACTTCGCATTTGCGATTTGATCACTAATTGTGATTTGCTCTTAGCTATTACAGCATTGCTTGAATTAAGAGTAATTAGCCTAATTAACAATCCTGAAAAATTAGATCCGTTGAAAGGAAGTACGCTTACCCCCGATGAACTTTCTGATTTAAGTGATATTAATGAGCAAGAGGTAGCAAAGAATAGTTTGAATGCAACATTGCATGATTGGCAGACAGGTAAAACGGTTTTTTGTCGTGATTGGATCGAAGAATTAATCTTAGAAGTGACACCATTAGCAATTGAACTGAATGTGCTCTATTTACTTGAACCGATTAAAGAAGTGCTGAACAAAGGTAACCAGTCAATGAGATGGCTTAATGGTTATACGAATGGAATTTCTTTATCTGATCTTTTGCAACAAACTATTCAAGAAATGGAGGCTGAAGAAAAAGAAAACTTTGTGAACAGTATTTCTGTGAATTATCCATGA